In Arcobacter ellisii, a genomic segment contains:
- a CDS encoding SDR family NAD(P)-dependent oxidoreductase, with product MQKNILITGCSSGLGLALTNYYLKKNFKVFGISRTKPNIDNQNFFHINFDLSQVDKIKENLTDILKETNEFETVFLNAGMLGKIKVLKDLSIEELNEVYSLNVYANKELLDILMNKKVKNIIIISSGASKNGYKGWASYSLSKAGVNILANLYSNEMINTKILAVAPGVIKTPMTDYIRFELDVNIFPSVKKLNDGVVQTPEETAIKLDNLINKIDKFESGSYVDVRLI from the coding sequence TTGCAAAAAAATATTTTAATCACAGGTTGTAGTTCAGGACTTGGACTTGCTCTTACAAACTATTATTTAAAAAAGAACTTTAAAGTTTTTGGGATTAGTCGAACTAAACCAAATATAGATAATCAAAACTTTTTTCATATCAATTTTGATTTATCACAAGTAGATAAAATAAAAGAAAATCTAACCGATATTTTAAAAGAAACAAATGAGTTTGAAACAGTTTTTTTAAATGCTGGAATGTTGGGGAAAATCAAAGTTTTAAAAGATTTATCAATTGAAGAACTAAATGAAGTTTATAGTTTAAATGTCTATGCAAATAAAGAACTTCTTGATATTTTGATGAATAAAAAAGTTAAAAATATCATCATAATTTCATCAGGTGCTTCAAAAAATGGCTATAAAGGATGGGCAAGTTATAGTTTATCAAAAGCTGGTGTTAATATACTTGCAAACTTATACTCAAATGAGATGATAAATACAAAGATATTAGCAGTTGCACCTGGAGTTATAAAAACACCTATGACTGATTATATAAGATTTGAACTAGATGTTAATATCTTTCCATCAGTAAAAAAACTTAATGATGGAGTTGTTCAAACTCCAGAAGAAACAGCTATAAAATTAGATAATTTGATAAATAAAATAGATAAATTTGAGTCAGGAAGTTATGTTGATGTGAGATTGATTTAA
- a CDS encoding glutamine amidotransferase — protein sequence MKKLYIIKCGSTFESMRKELDDFEHWIINKFENKDIDVLIIDAQQNSILPMPRKTDAIILTGSHSMVTDEEAWSLELEKWLKNVVNDEVPLLAICYGHQLLAKSLGGVSGYHKKGMEIGTVEINLDENAKSDTIFSKLENSFKAHTIHSQTVLELPKNAIKLASNNHDSNHAFRVGNCAWGVQFHPEFDKKVMNYYISEVSKKKELNKEELLNKIDDTFVATSILKEFERLFL from the coding sequence ATGAAAAAATTATATATTATAAAATGTGGTTCAACTTTTGAATCTATGAGAAAAGAACTTGATGATTTTGAACATTGGATTATAAATAAGTTTGAAAATAAAGATATAGATGTATTAATTATAGATGCTCAACAAAATTCTATTTTACCAATGCCTAGAAAAACAGATGCGATTATATTAACTGGTTCTCACAGTATGGTTACAGATGAAGAGGCGTGGAGTTTAGAACTTGAAAAATGGTTAAAAAACGTAGTAAATGATGAAGTTCCTCTTTTAGCAATTTGTTATGGACATCAACTTTTAGCAAAGAGTTTAGGTGGAGTTTCTGGTTATCATAAAAAAGGTATGGAAATAGGAACAGTTGAGATAAATTTAGATGAAAATGCTAAAAGTGATACTATTTTTTCAAAATTAGAAAATAGTTTCAAAGCTCATACAATTCACTCTCAAACAGTTTTAGAACTTCCAAAAAACGCTATAAAATTAGCTTCAAATAATCATGATTCAAATCATGCTTTTAGAGTTGGAAATTGTGCTTGGGGAGTTCAGTTTCATCCTGAATTTGATAAAAAAGTTATGAATTATTATATCAGTGAAGTATCTAAAAAGAAAGAGTTAAATAAAGAAGAACTTTTAAATAAAATTGATGATACTTTTGTTGCAACTTCTATATTAAAAGAGTTTGAAAGATTGTTTTTATAA
- the rhuM gene encoding virulence RhuM family protein, which produces MQENKSNIIIYNDGELELKVSVEQESVWLNRNQIAELFGRDVKTIGKHINNIFEEGELVRFSVVANFATTASDGKIYNIEYYNLDVIISVGYRVKSQKGVRFRQWATNILKNYIQNNYVINGEKITNQRFKELENEVMRLKSKVKNISNSLDDKTLKPKQGIFYNGQIFDAYVFINDLLKSVVDEIILIDNYIDETIFTLFSKYPNIKVKIYTHTITKQLKLDLKKYQTQYQNIELIQFKSSHDRFLIIDKNEVYHLGASIKDLGKRWFAFSKFDLESLEILKRLN; this is translated from the coding sequence ATGCAAGAAAATAAATCAAATATTATAATTTACAATGATGGCGAATTAGAATTAAAAGTTTCGGTTGAGCAAGAGAGTGTTTGGTTAAATAGAAATCAAATAGCTGAACTTTTTGGAAGAGATGTAAAAACTATTGGTAAACATATTAACAATATTTTCGAAGAAGGTGAACTTGTTAGATTTTCAGTTGTCGCAAATTTTGCGACAACTGCTTCTGATGGGAAAATATATAATATAGAATACTATAATTTGGATGTTATTATTTCTGTTGGTTATCGTGTAAAATCACAAAAAGGTGTAAGATTTCGTCAATGGGCAACAAATATTCTTAAAAACTATATTCAAAATAACTATGTTATAAATGGTGAAAAAATTACAAATCAAAGATTTAAAGAGCTTGAAAATGAAGTAATGAGGCTAAAATCAAAAGTAAAAAATATTTCAAATTCACTTGATGATAAAACTCTAAAACCAAAACAAGGGATATTTTACAATGGACAAATATTTGATGCTTATGTTTTTATAAATGATTTACTAAAAAGTGTAGTTGATGAAATAATTTTGATTGATAATTATATAGATGAAACTATTTTTACACTATTTTCAAAATATCCAAATATTAAAGTTAAAATCTATACTCACACTATTACAAAACAGCTAAAACTTGATTTAAAAAAATATCAAACTCAATACCAAAATATAGAACTTATACAGTTCAAAAGTTCTCATGATAGATTTTTAATTATTGATAAAAATGAAGTTTATCATTTAGGAGCAAGTATTAAAGATTTAGGTAAAAGATGGTTTGCATTTTCAAAGTTTGACCTAGAAAGTTTAGAGATTTTAAAAAGGTTAAATTAG